GTATGACATTTTAAAGCGTTTTCATGCTAGGAATATTCATATTTTTCATTCATTTATCTCGTAGATTAGAATAAACAAAATCGTTCTCCAGATTGTCAAAAAAAGCCCCGTTTTTTAACCTAATTTAACATAAAAATGGAAATAAAAGGTCTTGATTATTTAGTTAGGAATGTTAGAATGATGGCGTAATGATATTTGTGTTTTTTTTCACATGCGTGTGGAGAAAAAGGGAGGAGAAAGAAAATGAAAAAACTTTCACTTATGATGGCAAGTGTATTAGCGGTTTCTATGCTAGCAGGATGCGGTGCTGCTTCACAACCTGCTCCTGAAAAGAAAACAGAAACAGCTACCCCAGCTAATGCAACGGACAAAAAAATGGCGGATGGCGTGTATTATGCGCAACAAAAAAATGCTGATGCTGATTGGAACTCCGCTGTTGTCCTAGATGTAAAAGATGGAAAAATTACGAATGTGAACTGGACTGGGATCAGTAAGGATGCGGGACCGGATAAAAAAACATTTTCTAAAGATGGCAAATATGGCATGAAGGAAAAAGCAAAAGCCCAAGCTGAGTGGCATGAGCAAGCTGAAAAAGTAGAAAAATTCTTGATAGAAAAACAAGACCCAGCTGCTATTACAATGGATAACGAGGGCAAAACAGATGCAGTTTCCGGTGTATCTATTAAGGTGAATGATTTTGCTGCTTTGGTAACGGAAGCATTAGCTGCAGGTCCACAACAACCTGGTCCTTATAAAGACGGCGCATACCATGCAGAACAGCCAGAATTTGAAAAAGATTGGAAATATACTGCTGACTTTACTGTGTTAAACGGCAAAATTGTTGCTGCCAATTGGAATGCGATCAATGAAAAAGGTGAGGCAGACAAGAAAACGCAGTCTAAAGAAGGCAAGTATGGCATGAAAGAAAAAGCAAAAGCTCAGGCTGAATGGCATGAGCAAGCAGCAAAAGTAGAACAAGCCCTAATTGAAAAACAAGACCCAGCTGCTATTACAGTGGATAATGAGGGCAAAACAGATGCAGTTTCTGGCGTTTCCATTAAGGTGAACGATTTCGTGAAATTGGCTGAAGAGGCTCTAAAAGACGCGAAAAAGTAAGGTAATTATACAAAAGGGGATTGCCGTTGCAGGTAAACTCGTCAAAGGGTAATTATCTATGGAAATGAGAGGACATGTTATGAAAAAAATAATTGTACTAGGCGGAGGTTACGGTGGTGTTTTGACGGCGAAAAAGCTGGCAAACAAATTTAAAAAAGATACTGACGTACAAATCACATTAATAGACCGTAAGCCGTTCCATACTCTTCTAACCGAATTACATGAAGTAGCTGCTAATCGCGTAGAAGAGGACTCCATAAAAGTTGACTTGAAAAAGATTTTTGCAAAACGTAACGTGGATGTGGTGCTTGATGAAATTTCCACAATCGACTTTGCCAGCAAAAAATTAGTGTCCGAGAACAGCACCTACGAATATGATTACCTAGTAATGGGAACAGGCTGTAAGCCATCCTTCTTTGGAATCCCTGGTGCAGAAGAGAATGCGTTTTCCCTTTGGTCCTTTGAAGATGCTGTTAACCTACGTGAGCAAATTCGCAGTATGTTTATTAAAGCTTCAAAAGAAACCAACAAGCAAAAGCGTCAGGATATGTTGAGCTTTGTGGTAGTAGGTGCTGGTTTTACAGGAATTGAGATGGTAGGGGAATTGGCGGAATTCCGTGATGAATTGTGCAAAACCTACGCAATAGAGCCATCTGAAGTACAATTACACGTTGCTGATATGGCGCCAAAAATCTTACCCATTCTGCCTGATAAGCTAATTCAGAAGGCAGAGAGACATTTACATAAATTAAACATCAACATTATTACAAACAGTAAAATTACTGGTGTTTCCCCAGACGGAGTTGAATTGGGCGAGAGAGGATTGCTTCGTTCTAAAACAGTTGTCTGGACAGCAGGTGTAGAAGGTTCTGACCTATTAGAAAATGTTGAATTAGAACAAAAGGGTCGCAAGCGTATCGTGGTTAACGATAAGCTACAGAGCCCTGAGCATAACAATGTATATGTTGTAGGGGATAACATTTTCTTTATTCCAGAAGGTGAAGAGCGCCCTGTACCACAAATGGTTGAGAATGCTGAGCATTCAGCTCCAATCGTTGCCCATAACATCTATGTAGATGTGAAAGGTGGTACGCACAAGTCCTACAAGCCAACGTTCCATGGCTGTATGGTATGTATCGGTAGCCGCTATGGTGTAGCTAGTGTAGGTGTGCCAGGGAAAATGTTCTTAATGAGCGGTTTCATGGCGATGTTTGTTAAGCACTTTATCAACATGGTATATCTCGTTCAAATCTGTGGATTTAATAAAGTTTGGTCTTATCTCATGCATGAAATTTTCCATGTTAATAATAGACGCAGTTTCTTAGGTGGACATTTTAGCAAGAGATCACCTAATTTCTGGTTGGTACCTTTACGTGTTTTAGTCGGCTCTATGTGGTTGTCAGAGGGTTTAGCGAAAATGGACAAAGTGTTAAAGGACCCAACCAATATTTTCTTAATACCGCCATCTCCAAAAGCGGTTGACGGAATTACGTCTGCTTCACAAGCCGTACAAGATGTAGCGCAAACCGTAGACACATCTTCGGCAGCTTCAGCTGTTGCTACAGCGAAGGAAGCGGTACAAGCACTTCCAGTCCCTGGTTTTATTGATAGCATGGTAAAAGGTTCAATGGATATGTTCTTCTACAATGCAGATGGAAGCTATACAGCATTGGCCTCTGTGTTCCAAACGATGATGGTTTTTGCTGAAGTTATATTTGGTGTATTGTTGATCATCGGGCTATTTACAGCTGTCTCTTCCATCGCTACAGTTGGTATGGGTCTGATGATCTGGTCTTCCGGTATGGCTCCATATGAGATGCTTTGGTACCTTGGAGGAGGTATTGCTCTCATTGGTGGTTCTGGAAGCACATTGGGTCTGGACTACTATGTATTACCACAATTAAAAAAAGTGTGGAAAAAAATCCCGTTCGTCAAACGTTGGTATTTATACGTGGACTAATTGTATAACAAGATAGCTAGAACATGGAATGGGGGAATGTGCTGTGAATTGTACATTCCCCTTCTTTCCACATAAAGGCTATGAAATAGAAGTGTATAGAAAGAAGAGCGTGAGTAGGGGATGAGAGAGATGAATGGAATTCGGGAATCATTGCAGAAGCTAGAGAAGCAAATGTCACCACAAGCTTGTATCACGCTTGACGTAGATAGGCGGCTGTTGGAGGAGATGAGACATCTGCTTGATTCATTTGAGCTTTCATCTGCACGCAAAGAACATATATTTGGGTGCTATGTCCTGTTGCAGGCTGCTTTTCGTAAGCATAAAAAGCTGACATTCGAAAATCCTTTTTTGACAAAGGATATTTTAGATGGTGATTATCTGCAAAGCTTTTATTATGAATATGCATGTAAGCATGGAGAAAAGGAATTAGTGAATTTTTTGGCTCCTATTTTAAAGCAAATTCAAATTCGTTTAATCCAAGGAAAATCAATAGAACGTATTCTCTTTCAACGTATAGAAAAATTTCTGGCAAAAACAGACCAGCAGGTGACTTATGAAGTTAGCTGACCAGTTACACATTGACCTAGACATTATGGACAAAGAGATGTTACGCATTGTTCGTACGGATATGAGTTTACCGATGCTATCAACAATTGCTAGTAATATACGTCATATGATTTTAGCAGGGGGGAAACGACTACGCCCGATGATGGTAATGGTCGGTAGCCGATTTGGCAGAATGGCAGACCCGAAAAAAGTATTACAAATGGCGGCTGTAACAGAATTTATACATGTTGCTTCTTTAATACATGATGATGTGATTGATCAAGCGGATACTCGACGTGGAAAACCAACATTGCATGTGCTTACTGACATACCCACAGCTATCCATACGGCTAATTATATGATGGCGAGAGTGGCTGAGTTGTTGAGCAAAATGGAGGATGACAGAAATCCATATCGGGAAGAGATTACAGGTCTATTAACCTCGCGACTTTGTTTAGGTGAATATCAGCAGATGGCAAACCGGTTTAATTTTGATTTATCAATGGATACCTATTTAAGCAAAACGCGTAATAAAACAGCTGTATTGATGTCAACCTGTTTAGAAGTCGGAGCAAAGCTAGGACGTGCGACCCCAGAGGTAACGGCTAAATTGGCGCAATTCGGAGATTATTTGGGTATGGCCTTTCAGATTCGTGATGATGTGCTAGATTTTACAGGGACATCAGAAGCGCTAGGAAAGCCAGCAGGTAGCGATTTAGCTAACGGTAATATTACGTTACCAGTTATGTATGCGTTGCAGGATGAGCGTCTGAGCGTGTCCGTGCGCCAGATACATGAGTATTCTACACCCAGAGAAATTCAAAGTGTGGTGCAGCTAATTCGCAATAGCGATATTTTAGATAGAGCAGACCAACTAGCAGAGGAGTATTTGCAAAACGCGATGAAAATTGTCGAGGAATTAACTGAGTTTCCAGCACATAAGGATTTGGGTGTGCTTATTACGTATTTTGGGAAACGAAAAATGTGAAGACTAAAAATATAATTGAGCTACTATTAACGAATGTAGTTAATTTATTAGGTTGCGAGGTTCAGGTAACAATACGATTATCCATGGCTGATTCTTTTCTAGGTAATGTGAGGTTTGGTGGACTTCATTATTGCTGTGAATCATCTATGGTTTTTTTGTTGCTACTGACCATTAGATCAGGGAAAGTTGTTCGTGTTATAAAGCGATATTATCCTGAGGCTTTAAATAGAGAGGAGATAGGAGAGGTAGGGGAGTAGAGAACAGTTACAAGTAAAAACTCTCTGGGGATCAGTGAGTTTTTCTCTTTCCTACACGTACATTTGAAAAGAGTATCACAATTCCCCTGAGAGTTTTTGATAGATTAGCTCATTAAGAAGAAATCAACTAGGGTGCAGGTCAAAATAACCATACTAATCACTTGATTCAGCTTATAGGAGGCCACTTTCATTAAGCTTCGATTAGCAGGCTTGATAATTTTATGTTCTGCTAGAAGCAACACGGTTGAGATTGTTAATCCAACTAGGTAAACGAAGCCCAGATCCTGATAGAAATATAGGAATAACAGCAACAGAATCATGATGAAATGTAAGCCTCGTGCGATCCAAAGCGCCATTTGCAGTCCAAAATAACTGGGGATAGACCATAGTCCTTCCTTGCGATCAAATTCAATATCTTGTGTAGCATAAATGATGTCAAAGCCAGCAATCCATAGCATCACAATAGTTCCAAGTACAAATGGTACAAATGCAAACTCCCCGGTTACAGCAAACCAGGCTCCAATGGGAGCAGAAGCGATAGTAAAGCCTAAATACAAGTGGCTCAACCATGTAAAGCGTTTCGTATAAGAATAAGAAGAGATCAGCAAAATTGCTACTGGCGACAGGATCAGACACAACGGATTTAACATATAGGAAGCAAAAATAAAGACTGTATAGTTTATGATAATAAAAGCAACGACTTCTTTTTCATGTAACAAGCGTTGTGGTAGATGGCGATTGCTTGTTCGTGGATTTTTGCCATCAAATTCTCGATCCACGAGACGATTAAAGGCATTAGCACCATTACGAGCTGCTACTAATGCCACCAATGACCAGATTAGTACATGAGAGGAAGCAAGTCCCCCGGCTGCCCAAACCATTGCAATAATGGCAAAGGGGAGCGAGAACAATGTGTGGGAAAACATAACGAGTTCCCCGAACATGCGGGTTTTATGAAGGATCGTTTTCAAAACCATACTCCCTCCATTTCGCATCGACCATGCTCTTAACCTCATCAGACATCTCTATATCGTCGGGCCATTCACGTGTATGACCCTCACTTGGCCATTTCTTAGTAGCGTCGATACCAAGTCGGTGACCAAAGTAAGCGGTCGGAGAAGAGTGATCCAACGCATCCAGAGGGCCTTCGGTTATGACAAGGTCTCTTTTCGGATCAATATTGTTAAATACTTTCCACATTACTTTCGAAACGTCGTGAGGACTCACGTTTTCATCTACAATAATAATCATTTTGGTATACATCATCTGTCCCATGCCCCACAAACCATACATGACCTTTTGAGCGTGTTTCGGAAAGGCTTTTTTTATGGAAACAATGGCACAGTTATGGAACACTCCCTCAAATGGTAAATGCATATCTACGATTTCTGGTAGCATCAATTTCATTAGTGGCAAAAAAACACGCTCTGTAGCTTTTCCAATATAGCAATCTTCCATTGGTGGTTGACCTACAATTGTGGTGGGATAGATCGGCGACGTACGGCGTGTCACCTTCTCTACATGGAAGACTGGGTACATGTCAGCTAGCGAATAGTAGCCTGTGTGATCGCCAAAGGGACCTTCCAAACGCAATTCATCTAATTCCACATAGCCTTCCAAAATAAATTCAGCCTCAGCAGGAACATATAATTCATTTGTTACGCATTTCACAACCTCGATCGGTTTCTTACGTAGATAGCCAGCAAACAGCATTTCATCAATCATTTTTGGCAAAGGAGCCGTGGCAGAATAGATTAATGACGGGTCACCACCGAGTGCGACTGATACAGGCATGCGTTTATATCCTAATTTCCGATATTTTTCGTAGATTTCCTTACCGTCCTTGTGCATATGCCAATGCATGCCTGTCGTTTTTTTATCGTAAACTTGAAGACGGTACATCCCCATATTTTGTTGTCCTGTTTCAGGATCTTTGGTGATCACCAATGGCAGGGTAACGAATGGACCCGCATCCTTTGGCCAGCAATGCAGTACAGGAAGCTGTGTTAAATCAGGTTCTTCTATGACCTCCTGGCAGGGAGCAGATGCTACTTTTTTGGGAAAAATCTTGGATAGCTTGTATAGGTCTGGGGCCATTTTAAGCTGATTCCATAAGCCTTTATAATTCGCTAAATCCATAAAATTTTGCATTTCTTCTGCGACTTGATCGTAGTCTTGTACACCTAAAGCCATGCTCATGCGTTTATCTGTCCCCATGCTATTAATGAGCACTGGGTAAGGGGAATTTTTTACGTTGGTGAACAACAAAGCCTTACCATATTGTTTGGAAATACGATCAGTAATCTCCGTAATTTCTAAATAACTGTCCACTTCAATATCAATTGTGTGAAGTTCACCCTGATCCTGTAAGTCTTTCATAAACGCTCGTAAATTATCGTATGCCACAGTATGCTCCTCCTGCAAGTCGGATATTAGAGTAGTTGTTTGAAAGTGTCTGCTAGTGCCTCCAGCATGTTTGTTAGATCTTGCCAAGTGATGACGAGTGGGGGCTGGAAGGCGATTACGTTGCGATTAACACCATTCTTTCCAATGATAAAACCACGATCTTTCATTTCTTCTAAAATGGTATCAACAAGAGGAACTGCTTTCTTTGGCTCATTCGCATAAAGCTCCATACCGATCATCAAGCCAAGACCGCGCACATCCGAAATAGCTGGATAAATGGTCTGAAGCGAAAGCAATCCTTCTTTTAGCTGCTTACCGAGCTGTTCTGCACGAGCTGTTAGTTGTTCGCTCTCAATATAGGAGAGGACAGCGAGAGCCGTCATAGACGAAACAGGATTACCTCCAAGTGTAGAAGCAGAAGGGCGGTTATAATGTGTAGCAATTTCGTCAGTTGTAGCAAAAGCGGCAATTGGAACGCCATTACCTAATGCTTTTGCCATAGTCATGATATCTGGAACAATGCCGTAATGATCAATGGCAAACATTTTTCCTGTACGTCCAAACCCAGTCTGAATCTCATCTGCGATCAATAGGACATGATGCTGCTCTAATAGCTTCTTTGCCTCTTTGAAGTAAGAGAGCGGTGCAGGAACAATACCACCATTGCCTTGCATTGGTTCTACTATCATAGCAGCGATGCGATCGCCTTTTTCCTCAAGTACTTTTCGTAGGGCTGATAGGGAGCGTTCTACTGCTTCTTGTTCATTCAAGTCAGGGTCGTAAGGACGTGGAATGAAACTGACCCCTTCTTCTAAAAAGTTGTCAGAACGCCACATTGGAATGCCTGTTACGCTCATGGTCAAGAAGGTCCGACCATGTAAACCATATTCAAACGCGATAAATTCCTTTTTACCGGTAGCAAGACGAGCAAGTGTCAAGGCAGCTTCATTTGCTTCCGAACCACTATTTACAAAGAAGGTTCGTTTCAAATTTCCAGGCAGTATATCAGCCATTTTTTCAGCCAATTGCACATTTGGTTCTGTTAAATAGATTGTGCAAGTATGTTGCAGCGTTTCCAATTGCTTGATCGTTGCCGCTGTAATCGCTGGATTGCAATGCCCGCATGCTATTACGGACACGCCAGAGAAAAAGTCTGTATACGCTTTACCGGTGTTGTCATACAAATATTGCATATCACCTCGCACAAGCTGTGGAGGGTTTTTATAGAAATGAGCTGTGCACGGATAAAAATATTCTTTGCGCTTATCTAAAATGCCAGTTGGCCCTAAGTAAGAAGTCATATCTACCTTGCTCCTTTTAAAAAATAGTTTAGTCAAAGGATAATGTGCCCAGGGTATACCCTGCATGGACAGGAACTGCCTTCTCATAAAGCTCTATAGAACGTTCAGGCTCTTGCAGGGCTTTCTGATACATACGGATAATGGTTCGTAATTGCTCGGTCGTATAGATAGCTCCCTCAATACGGAAGTGGCTAACACCAACAGC
This is a stretch of genomic DNA from Brevibacillus laterosporus DSM 25. It encodes these proteins:
- a CDS encoding FAD-dependent oxidoreductase codes for the protein MKKIIVLGGGYGGVLTAKKLANKFKKDTDVQITLIDRKPFHTLLTELHEVAANRVEEDSIKVDLKKIFAKRNVDVVLDEISTIDFASKKLVSENSTYEYDYLVMGTGCKPSFFGIPGAEENAFSLWSFEDAVNLREQIRSMFIKASKETNKQKRQDMLSFVVVGAGFTGIEMVGELAEFRDELCKTYAIEPSEVQLHVADMAPKILPILPDKLIQKAERHLHKLNINIITNSKITGVSPDGVELGERGLLRSKTVVWTAGVEGSDLLENVELEQKGRKRIVVNDKLQSPEHNNVYVVGDNIFFIPEGEERPVPQMVENAEHSAPIVAHNIYVDVKGGTHKSYKPTFHGCMVCIGSRYGVASVGVPGKMFLMSGFMAMFVKHFINMVYLVQICGFNKVWSYLMHEIFHVNNRRSFLGGHFSKRSPNFWLVPLRVLVGSMWLSEGLAKMDKVLKDPTNIFLIPPSPKAVDGITSASQAVQDVAQTVDTSSAASAVATAKEAVQALPVPGFIDSMVKGSMDMFFYNADGSYTALASVFQTMMVFAEVIFGVLLIIGLFTAVSSIATVGMGLMIWSSGMAPYEMLWYLGGGIALIGGSGSTLGLDYYVLPQLKKVWKKIPFVKRWYLYVD
- a CDS encoding polyprenyl synthetase family protein is translated as MKLADQLHIDLDIMDKEMLRIVRTDMSLPMLSTIASNIRHMILAGGKRLRPMMVMVGSRFGRMADPKKVLQMAAVTEFIHVASLIHDDVIDQADTRRGKPTLHVLTDIPTAIHTANYMMARVAELLSKMEDDRNPYREEITGLLTSRLCLGEYQQMANRFNFDLSMDTYLSKTRNKTAVLMSTCLEVGAKLGRATPEVTAKLAQFGDYLGMAFQIRDDVLDFTGTSEALGKPAGSDLANGNITLPVMYALQDERLSVSVRQIHEYSTPREIQSVVQLIRNSDILDRADQLAEEYLQNAMKIVEELTEFPAHKDLGVLITYFGKRKM
- a CDS encoding UbiA-like polyprenyltransferase, whose product is MVLKTILHKTRMFGELVMFSHTLFSLPFAIIAMVWAAGGLASSHVLIWSLVALVAARNGANAFNRLVDREFDGKNPRTSNRHLPQRLLHEKEVVAFIIINYTVFIFASYMLNPLCLILSPVAILLISSYSYTKRFTWLSHLYLGFTIASAPIGAWFAVTGEFAFVPFVLGTIVMLWIAGFDIIYATQDIEFDRKEGLWSIPSYFGLQMALWIARGLHFIMILLLLFLYFYQDLGFVYLVGLTISTVLLLAEHKIIKPANRSLMKVASYKLNQVISMVILTCTLVDFFLMS
- a CDS encoding menaquinone biosynthesis decarboxylase, whose product is MAYDNLRAFMKDLQDQGELHTIDIEVDSYLEITEITDRISKQYGKALLFTNVKNSPYPVLINSMGTDKRMSMALGVQDYDQVAEEMQNFMDLANYKGLWNQLKMAPDLYKLSKIFPKKVASAPCQEVIEEPDLTQLPVLHCWPKDAGPFVTLPLVITKDPETGQQNMGMYRLQVYDKKTTGMHWHMHKDGKEIYEKYRKLGYKRMPVSVALGGDPSLIYSATAPLPKMIDEMLFAGYLRKKPIEVVKCVTNELYVPAEAEFILEGYVELDELRLEGPFGDHTGYYSLADMYPVFHVEKVTRRTSPIYPTTIVGQPPMEDCYIGKATERVFLPLMKLMLPEIVDMHLPFEGVFHNCAIVSIKKAFPKHAQKVMYGLWGMGQMMYTKMIIIVDENVSPHDVSKVMWKVFNNIDPKRDLVITEGPLDALDHSSPTAYFGHRLGIDATKKWPSEGHTREWPDDIEMSDEVKSMVDAKWREYGFENDPS
- a CDS encoding aspartate aminotransferase family protein, encoding MTSYLGPTGILDKRKEYFYPCTAHFYKNPPQLVRGDMQYLYDNTGKAYTDFFSGVSVIACGHCNPAITAATIKQLETLQHTCTIYLTEPNVQLAEKMADILPGNLKRTFFVNSGSEANEAALTLARLATGKKEFIAFEYGLHGRTFLTMSVTGIPMWRSDNFLEEGVSFIPRPYDPDLNEQEAVERSLSALRKVLEEKGDRIAAMIVEPMQGNGGIVPAPLSYFKEAKKLLEQHHVLLIADEIQTGFGRTGKMFAIDHYGIVPDIMTMAKALGNGVPIAAFATTDEIATHYNRPSASTLGGNPVSSMTALAVLSYIESEQLTARAEQLGKQLKEGLLSLQTIYPAISDVRGLGLMIGMELYANEPKKAVPLVDTILEEMKDRGFIIGKNGVNRNVIAFQPPLVITWQDLTNMLEALADTFKQLL